Proteins from a genomic interval of Schaalia odontolytica:
- the cydC gene encoding thiol reductant ABC exporter subunit CydC, which produces MTRRQLSLRLLSITRRVLPPLAASIAARIVFLTIGIALFALGGWAVAGLASGESTWGIALVIACAVVLSLLKGLARYLEQFAGHFVAFHSLAMLRNYFYDQLEPQAPAGTDRLDSGDIMNRVTKDIDRVEVFFAHTLAPVTTAIIVPILSVVWMGVAASWTLAAVLAPFLFVVGAVVPFLGAGATARAARELREARGAIAAHVTDSVQGVREVLAFGAQERREAEMSTIEERISAAMKTQGRWIALRRGLNQAAVALGVVTVAMVAGADVLAGSLTLPQAGMAVGVAMGAFGPVLAVEEFAADLDQAFASAARVFAITDCAPVVSDPAEPKALTAGDIEITDVTFSYPVEGDEALPAPTVLDGVSIRIPAGKRTAIVGASGSGKSTLASLLTRTWDPASGAVAINGTNVAEVSLSDLRATVASAPQRPYLFNDTLRANLLLAAPGASEEDLERALEAVDLTGWLATEKDGLDTVVGDMGERLSGGQRQRLALARALLRDAPIYVFDEATSQVDPATEARVREGIARVARGRTIVEIAHRISAVRDADLIVVMDAGRVVETGTYAELRERGGALAALEARETNDQPDT; this is translated from the coding sequence CACGATCGGCATCGCCCTGTTCGCCCTGGGTGGCTGGGCCGTAGCCGGCCTCGCGTCGGGGGAGAGCACCTGGGGCATCGCTCTGGTGATCGCGTGCGCGGTCGTCCTGAGCCTCCTCAAAGGCCTGGCCCGCTACCTCGAGCAGTTCGCCGGTCACTTCGTGGCCTTCCACTCGCTGGCGATGCTGCGCAACTACTTCTACGACCAGCTCGAGCCCCAGGCTCCCGCGGGCACGGATCGCCTGGATTCGGGCGACATCATGAACCGCGTGACCAAGGACATCGACCGCGTCGAGGTCTTCTTCGCCCACACGCTGGCCCCCGTGACCACGGCCATCATCGTCCCGATCCTGTCGGTCGTGTGGATGGGTGTCGCGGCGTCCTGGACGCTGGCCGCCGTGCTGGCGCCCTTCCTGTTCGTCGTCGGCGCCGTCGTGCCCTTCCTCGGGGCGGGAGCGACCGCCCGCGCCGCCCGCGAGCTGCGCGAGGCACGCGGCGCGATTGCCGCCCACGTCACCGACTCCGTGCAGGGGGTGCGTGAGGTCCTCGCCTTCGGTGCGCAGGAGCGCCGCGAGGCCGAGATGAGCACCATCGAGGAACGCATCAGCGCAGCCATGAAGACGCAGGGCCGCTGGATTGCGCTGCGCCGTGGCCTCAACCAAGCTGCTGTCGCCCTCGGTGTCGTCACGGTCGCCATGGTGGCCGGCGCCGACGTGCTCGCGGGCTCCCTGACCCTGCCGCAGGCCGGGATGGCGGTGGGCGTTGCGATGGGCGCCTTCGGACCGGTCCTCGCGGTCGAGGAGTTCGCCGCGGACCTGGACCAGGCCTTCGCGTCGGCCGCCCGCGTCTTCGCGATCACCGACTGTGCTCCCGTCGTGTCCGACCCGGCCGAGCCCAAGGCCCTGACCGCCGGCGACATCGAGATCACCGACGTGACCTTCTCCTACCCGGTGGAGGGGGACGAGGCTCTGCCAGCCCCCACGGTCCTTGATGGCGTCAGCATCCGCATCCCCGCCGGGAAGCGCACCGCCATCGTGGGCGCCTCCGGCTCGGGCAAGTCGACGCTGGCCTCGCTGCTGACCCGCACCTGGGATCCGGCCTCGGGCGCGGTCGCCATCAATGGAACGAACGTGGCCGAGGTGTCCCTGTCCGACCTGCGCGCCACGGTTGCCTCCGCGCCCCAGCGCCCCTACCTGTTCAACGACACCCTGCGCGCCAACCTGCTGCTGGCCGCTCCGGGGGCGAGCGAGGAGGACCTCGAGCGCGCGCTGGAGGCCGTGGACCTCACCGGCTGGCTGGCAACGGAAAAGGACGGCCTGGACACGGTCGTCGGCGACATGGGCGAACGCCTCTCGGGCGGCCAGCGTCAGCGCCTGGCCCTGGCCCGCGCGCTCCTGCGCGACGCCCCGATCTACGTCTTCGACGAGGCAACGAGCCAGGTCGACCCAGCTACCGAGGCGCGCGTGCGTGAGGGTATCGCCCGCGTGGCGCGCGGGCGCACCATCGTCGAGATCGCCCACCGCATCAGCGCCGTTCGCGACGCCGACCTGATCGTCGTCATGGACGCTGGCCGCGTCGTCGAGACCGGCACCTACGCCGAACTGCGCGAGCGCGGCGGCGCGCTCGCCGCCCTCGAGGCGCGCGAAACCAACGATCAACCCGATACCTGA
- the manA gene encoding mannose-6-phosphate isomerase, class I produces the protein MERLIGWTKADAWGSTNAIPEFLGDAAGDEPVSEVWFGAHPDGPTLLTGGQTLAEHIGRDPKGALGGGLLYAFGPTLPFLAKIIAPAQTLSLQVHPTKEIAREGYLREEVLGVARTDKRRVYRDMNHKPEMIYALTEFSALVGFRVPRKARQLLVGLEGELAERLRHRLKLSTVRGGLRSLATWLFDEDSPATPERVAEFVAACEARLASGSSPSPRTDELVSVLGEKHPGDPGIIVAFLMNPVSLRPGEAVYIPPRQIHAYQSGLGIEVMASSDNVVRAGLTRKYVDSAQLVEITEFSALPPVRVAPEHPSATTDRYLAPAQEFELSVTTLAPGRHSSRVDEVAIPGEGPRIVIATSGVVTLHVSEDQGGHSVELSRGQALFVSAAERRLWAYGSGSFVQVGAP, from the coding sequence ATGGAAAGACTGATCGGCTGGACGAAAGCTGACGCGTGGGGTTCCACGAACGCGATCCCCGAGTTCCTCGGCGACGCGGCCGGGGACGAACCGGTTTCCGAGGTCTGGTTCGGGGCGCACCCCGACGGCCCCACGCTGCTGACGGGCGGGCAGACCCTGGCCGAGCACATCGGAAGGGACCCCAAGGGCGCGCTCGGCGGCGGGCTCCTTTACGCCTTCGGCCCGACCCTGCCCTTCCTGGCCAAGATCATCGCCCCCGCGCAGACCCTGTCCCTGCAGGTCCATCCGACCAAGGAGATTGCCCGGGAGGGATATCTGCGCGAGGAGGTCCTGGGGGTCGCGCGCACGGACAAGAGGCGCGTCTACCGGGATATGAACCACAAGCCAGAGATGATCTACGCGCTCACTGAATTCAGCGCGCTCGTGGGTTTCCGCGTGCCGCGCAAGGCCCGTCAGCTGCTCGTCGGCCTCGAGGGGGAGCTCGCGGAGCGCCTGCGCCACCGCCTCAAACTCTCAACGGTGCGCGGGGGACTGCGTTCCCTGGCCACCTGGCTCTTCGACGAGGATTCTCCCGCCACCCCCGAGCGGGTCGCCGAGTTTGTGGCGGCCTGCGAGGCGCGCCTGGCCTCGGGCAGCTCCCCGTCCCCGCGCACCGACGAGCTCGTGAGCGTCCTGGGGGAGAAGCACCCGGGCGACCCGGGCATCATCGTCGCATTCCTCATGAATCCCGTGTCGCTGCGTCCGGGCGAAGCCGTCTACATTCCCCCGCGCCAGATCCACGCCTACCAGTCGGGCCTGGGCATTGAAGTCATGGCTTCCTCGGACAACGTCGTGCGTGCCGGGCTCACCCGCAAGTACGTGGACTCCGCCCAGCTCGTGGAGATCACCGAGTTTTCGGCCCTGCCGCCCGTGCGTGTAGCCCCCGAGCATCCCTCGGCCACGACGGACCGCTATCTGGCTCCCGCCCAGGAGTTCGAGCTGTCCGTGACCACCCTGGCGCCGGGCAGGCACTCCAGCCGTGTCGATGAGGTTGCGATTCCCGGGGAGGGGCCGCGCATCGTCATCGCCACCTCGGGCGTCGTTACTCTGCACGTGAGCGAGGACCAGGGCGGGCACAGCGTCGAGCTGAGCCGCGGCCAGGCCCTCTTCGTGTCGGCCGCCGAGCGGCGGCTGTGGGCGTATGGGAGCGGGTCCTTCGTTCAGGTCGGCGCGCCCTGA
- a CDS encoding type 1 glutamine amidotransferase: MSVLVIQNDPIVPAGQLSAFLGDHEVLRAWETPQRLRDLAAAPLPGALILLGGRANVYDDEAFPWLEAERELVRRCVRANIRVLGICLGAQLIAATFGGSVTVSDPAGPECGIISLAWGTNDQAGGGGAVPLRMALASTHAVFADHSDAITQLPPGAREWARSHKYTQIFSYGSALGIQFHPEVTRETAIVWASGNEAVDTEQIVAGYDAHEGELASTCKTLADWASGVF; this comes from the coding sequence ATGAGCGTCCTCGTGATTCAAAACGACCCGATCGTCCCGGCGGGTCAGCTCTCCGCCTTCCTCGGCGATCACGAGGTGCTGCGCGCCTGGGAGACCCCACAACGCCTCCGTGACCTGGCCGCCGCTCCCCTGCCGGGCGCCCTGATTCTGCTCGGCGGGCGCGCGAACGTCTACGACGACGAGGCCTTCCCGTGGCTGGAAGCCGAGCGCGAGCTCGTGCGCCGATGCGTACGCGCAAACATCCGGGTGCTCGGCATTTGCCTGGGTGCCCAGCTGATTGCCGCGACCTTCGGCGGGAGCGTCACGGTCAGTGACCCCGCAGGCCCCGAGTGCGGCATCATCTCCCTGGCCTGGGGCACCAACGACCAGGCGGGCGGGGGCGGAGCCGTCCCCCTGCGCATGGCCTTGGCCTCGACCCACGCGGTGTTCGCCGATCACTCCGACGCCATCACGCAGTTGCCCCCGGGGGCACGCGAGTGGGCGCGCTCGCACAAGTACACGCAGATCTTTTCCTACGGGTCCGCCCTGGGCATCCAGTTCCACCCCGAGGTTACCCGGGAGACAGCAATCGTGTGGGCAAGCGGCAACGAGGCGGTTGACACCGAGCAGATCGTTGCCGGGTACGACGCCCACGAGGGGGAGCTGGCCTCGACCTGCAAGACGCTCGCCGACTGGGCGTCGGGGGTCTTCTAG
- a CDS encoding ABC transporter ATP-binding protein encodes MSVELDNVGHKFAATPWLFRHLSARCEDGALTAIIGPSGSGKSTLLSLIAGWETPTEGTITIPRPARPQSPRIAWVFQNPFGVRARSAIDHVALPLLARGMSRAQADAEAQRLLNAFNLAHLAERSFRDLSGGEAQRVLLARGLACAPTLLLVDEPTAQLDQSTARGIASTLGSLREDGVSVVIATHDPSIRAQCDAIIDLAHFQDEEEQR; translated from the coding sequence ATGTCCGTCGAGCTAGACAACGTCGGGCACAAGTTCGCCGCAACCCCGTGGCTCTTTCGCCATCTCAGCGCCCGATGCGAGGACGGTGCCCTCACCGCCATCATCGGCCCGTCTGGTTCTGGCAAGTCAACCCTGCTGTCACTGATCGCGGGATGGGAGACTCCGACCGAGGGAACGATCACCATCCCCCGTCCGGCTCGTCCGCAGAGTCCCCGTATTGCGTGGGTCTTCCAGAACCCGTTCGGTGTCCGCGCGCGCAGCGCCATTGACCACGTTGCGCTGCCCCTGTTGGCCCGCGGCATGAGCCGGGCGCAGGCCGATGCGGAGGCACAGCGGCTCCTCAACGCTTTCAATCTGGCGCATCTCGCGGAGCGCTCTTTTCGGGATCTGTCGGGCGGCGAGGCTCAGCGTGTGCTCCTCGCGCGCGGGCTCGCTTGTGCCCCCACTCTTCTCCTCGTGGATGAACCGACCGCGCAGCTTGATCAATCCACGGCTCGCGGCATTGCCTCCACGCTCGGCTCTCTGCGCGAGGACGGGGTCAGCGTCGTGATCGCGACGCACGATCCGTCGATTCGCGCGCAGTGCGACGCCATCATCGACCTCGCACACTTCCAGGACGAGGAGGAGCAGCGATGA
- a CDS encoding cobalamin-independent methionine synthase II family protein, which produces MTIRTTHVGSLPRTPELIEANRARRAGSLSEADFTSLLRDQVDGVVKRQAEIGLDIVNDGEYGHAMIDTVDYGAWWTYSFSRFGGLSFEDVQRFDVRPPAGRDGRLSFSSFAERRDWQRFADAYADPDSGIHIANRNPIAFPTITSELTYIGAEAVARDIAGTKHALEAVGKPVSDGFVAAISPGSAARVANAFYADDEAVVWACADVLREEYKRITDAGLTVQIDAPDIAEGWDQMNPEPSVEDYRTFSRVRIDALNHALEGIDPSLVRFHVCWGSWHGPHTTDIPFKDIVDLALLVNANGLTFEAANARHAHEWTIWRDIKLPEGKYLIPGVVSHSTNVVEHPELVAQRIRQFADIVGDERVVASTDCGLGGRIYPSIAWAKLEALTHGARLASK; this is translated from the coding sequence ATGACGATTCGCACCACCCATGTTGGCTCCCTGCCCCGCACCCCCGAGCTGATCGAGGCGAACCGCGCGCGCCGCGCCGGTTCGCTCAGCGAGGCCGATTTCACGTCGCTGCTGCGCGATCAGGTCGACGGCGTCGTGAAGCGTCAGGCCGAGATTGGCCTGGATATTGTGAACGACGGCGAGTACGGCCACGCGATGATTGACACGGTCGACTACGGCGCCTGGTGGACGTACTCCTTCTCTCGTTTCGGCGGGCTATCGTTCGAGGACGTGCAGCGTTTCGACGTCCGTCCCCCGGCTGGCCGAGACGGTCGCCTATCCTTCTCCTCGTTCGCCGAGCGCCGCGACTGGCAGCGTTTCGCCGATGCTTACGCGGACCCAGATTCGGGCATTCATATCGCGAACCGCAACCCGATTGCGTTCCCGACGATCACGAGCGAACTCACCTACATCGGCGCCGAGGCCGTCGCGCGCGACATCGCGGGAACGAAGCACGCGCTCGAGGCGGTGGGCAAGCCCGTGTCGGATGGTTTCGTGGCGGCGATTTCGCCGGGTTCGGCGGCTCGCGTGGCCAACGCGTTCTACGCGGACGACGAGGCCGTGGTGTGGGCGTGCGCGGACGTGCTGCGCGAGGAGTACAAGCGGATCACGGACGCGGGCCTGACGGTGCAGATCGACGCACCGGACATCGCGGAGGGCTGGGATCAGATGAACCCGGAGCCGTCGGTGGAGGATTACCGTACCTTCTCGCGCGTACGCATCGACGCCCTCAACCACGCGCTGGAAGGCATCGACCCGTCTCTGGTGCGCTTCCACGTGTGCTGGGGGTCGTGGCACGGCCCACACACGACGGACATCCCGTTCAAGGACATCGTGGATCTGGCGCTCCTCGTCAACGCAAACGGCCTGACATTCGAGGCAGCGAATGCTCGCCACGCGCACGAGTGGACGATCTGGCGTGACATCAAGCTTCCCGAGGGCAAGTACCTGATCCCGGGCGTGGTGTCGCACTCGACAAACGTCGTGGAGCACCCGGAGCTGGTGGCTCAGCGCATCCGCCAGTTCGCGGACATCGTGGGCGACGAGCGCGTCGTGGCGTCAACCGACTGCGGCCTCGGCGGCCGTATCTACCCGTCGATTGCATGGGCGAAGCTGGAGGCGCTGACGCACGGAGCCCGCCTGGCATCGAAGTGA
- the ilvD gene encoding dihydroxy-acid dehydratase, with the protein MAGARALWRATGMKDGDFGKPIIAIANSFTQFVPGHVHLKNMGDLVAGAIEAAGGVAKEFNTIAVDDGIAMGHDGMLYSLPSRDLIADCVETMVNAHRADALVCISNCDKITPGMLLAAMRLNIPTIFVSGGPMESGAAVDGVVEHRLDLIDAMVMAVDDSVSDNQLASIEANACPTCGSCAGMFTANSMNCLNEAIGLALPGNGTTLATQIERKKLFTEAGTRIVDMCRAYYDNEDDSVLPRSIATKEAFENAMSLDVAMGGSTNTVLHILAIANEAGVDFTLDDIDAISRRVPCLCKVAPNSTTYHIEHVHRAGGIPALLGELDRAGLLRRGVHSVHSSSLDEWLGAWDVRGAAPCDEAKHRFLAAPGGVRTTRAFSTANLFESLDTDAASGCIRSVEHAYTKDGGLAVLYGNIAANGAIIKSAGIDESLFHFIGKAFVVESQEEAVEAILSKRVTEGDVVVIQYEGPKGGPGMQEMLYPTSYLKGLGLGKKCALITDGRFSGGTSGISIGHISPEAAAGGAIGLVRTGDEIEIDVNNRVLRALVSDEELERRRAEKGTAPWKPSKPRPRQVSDALRVYGMLAASADKGGVRVLPDWA; encoded by the coding sequence ATGGCCGGAGCTCGCGCCCTGTGGCGCGCCACCGGCATGAAGGACGGGGACTTCGGCAAGCCGATCATCGCGATCGCCAACTCCTTCACCCAGTTCGTTCCCGGCCACGTCCACCTGAAGAACATGGGGGATCTGGTCGCCGGAGCTATCGAGGCCGCGGGCGGTGTCGCCAAGGAGTTCAACACGATCGCCGTCGACGACGGCATCGCCATGGGCCATGACGGCATGCTCTACTCCCTGCCCAGCCGCGACCTCATCGCCGACTGCGTCGAAACCATGGTGAACGCGCACCGCGCCGACGCCCTCGTGTGCATCTCCAACTGCGACAAGATCACCCCCGGCATGCTCCTGGCCGCCATGCGCCTGAACATTCCGACGATCTTCGTCTCGGGCGGCCCCATGGAATCCGGCGCCGCCGTGGACGGCGTCGTCGAGCACCGCCTCGACCTCATTGACGCGATGGTCATGGCCGTTGACGACTCCGTCAGCGACAATCAGCTGGCCAGCATCGAAGCAAACGCCTGCCCGACCTGCGGCTCCTGCGCCGGCATGTTCACGGCGAACTCGATGAACTGCCTGAACGAGGCCATCGGCCTGGCCCTGCCCGGCAACGGAACCACCCTGGCCACCCAGATCGAGCGCAAGAAGCTCTTCACCGAGGCCGGCACGCGCATCGTCGACATGTGCCGCGCCTACTACGACAATGAGGACGACTCGGTCCTGCCTCGTTCGATCGCCACGAAGGAGGCTTTCGAGAACGCGATGAGCCTGGACGTGGCGATGGGCGGCTCCACGAACACTGTCCTGCACATCCTCGCCATCGCCAACGAGGCCGGGGTTGACTTCACCCTTGACGACATCGACGCGATCTCGCGCCGAGTGCCCTGCCTGTGCAAGGTGGCCCCCAATTCCACGACCTACCACATCGAGCACGTCCACCGCGCCGGCGGCATCCCCGCCCTCCTGGGAGAGCTCGACCGCGCGGGCCTGCTGCGTCGCGGCGTCCACTCCGTCCACTCCTCCTCCCTGGATGAGTGGCTCGGGGCGTGGGACGTGCGCGGCGCCGCCCCCTGCGACGAGGCGAAGCACCGCTTCCTCGCCGCCCCCGGCGGCGTGCGCACCACCCGGGCCTTCTCGACCGCCAACCTGTTTGAGTCCCTCGACACCGACGCCGCCTCCGGGTGCATCCGCTCGGTCGAGCACGCCTACACCAAAGACGGCGGCCTGGCGGTTCTCTACGGCAACATCGCCGCAAACGGCGCCATCATCAAGTCCGCCGGTATCGACGAGTCCCTCTTCCACTTCATCGGCAAGGCCTTCGTCGTCGAATCCCAGGAGGAGGCCGTCGAGGCGATCCTCTCCAAGCGCGTCACCGAGGGCGACGTCGTCGTCATCCAGTACGAGGGCCCCAAGGGCGGCCCCGGCATGCAGGAGATGCTCTACCCGACCTCCTACCTCAAGGGCCTGGGCCTGGGCAAGAAGTGCGCCCTGATCACCGACGGACGCTTTTCGGGTGGCACCTCGGGCATCTCCATCGGGCACATCTCTCCCGAGGCCGCGGCCGGCGGCGCGATCGGGCTGGTGCGCACCGGCGACGAGATCGAAATCGACGTCAACAACCGCGTGCTGCGCGCCCTGGTGAGCGACGAGGAGCTGGAGCGCCGCCGCGCCGAGAAGGGCACGGCCCCGTGGAAGCCGTCGAAGCCGCGCCCCCGCCAGGTTTCCGACGCCCTGCGCGTCTACGGCATGCTCGCCGCCTCGGCCGACAAGGGAGGCGTGCGCGTCCTGCCCGACTGGGCGTGA
- a CDS encoding lipoate--protein ligase family protein: protein MHGEYKVPGGKLVVVDTDVEEDRLARVSVSGDFFLDPDDALTRITASLEGAPASSSAKELAARVEAALHEGDTLMGVTPEAVGIAVRRALGAALSWDDIDFEVIHGPVVDPMINVAMDETLVEDVAAGRRKPFMRLWEWNGPQVVIGSFQSYQNEIQQGGVERYGITVSRRVTGGGAMFMEPGNCITYSLVIPTALVEGMSFEQAYPYLDQWVMEVLDKLGIKARYVPLNDIASEAGKIGGAAQKRWASGYMVHHVTMAYDIDAIKMNEVLRIGMEKIRDKGTRSAVKRVDPMRSQTGLPREEILQAFFDHFKEKYNASVGTITEEDLRVARERCETKFARPEWVHRIP, encoded by the coding sequence ATGCATGGAGAGTACAAAGTCCCCGGAGGCAAGCTCGTCGTCGTCGACACCGACGTGGAGGAAGACCGCCTTGCGCGCGTGAGCGTGTCGGGCGACTTCTTCCTCGACCCCGACGACGCGCTCACCCGGATCACCGCGTCCCTCGAAGGGGCCCCGGCCTCGTCGAGCGCCAAGGAACTGGCCGCGCGCGTGGAGGCCGCCCTCCACGAGGGCGACACCCTCATGGGCGTGACCCCCGAGGCCGTCGGCATCGCCGTGCGGCGGGCACTCGGCGCGGCCCTGTCGTGGGACGACATCGACTTCGAGGTGATCCACGGCCCCGTCGTTGACCCGATGATCAACGTCGCCATGGACGAAACCCTGGTTGAGGATGTGGCCGCGGGGCGCCGCAAGCCCTTCATGCGCCTGTGGGAGTGGAACGGCCCGCAGGTCGTCATCGGCTCCTTCCAGTCCTACCAAAACGAAATCCAGCAGGGCGGGGTGGAGCGCTACGGCATCACCGTCTCGCGGCGCGTCACCGGCGGCGGGGCCATGTTCATGGAGCCCGGTAACTGCATCACGTACTCCCTCGTGATTCCCACCGCCCTCGTGGAGGGGATGAGCTTCGAGCAGGCCTATCCATACCTGGACCAGTGGGTCATGGAGGTTCTCGACAAGCTGGGCATCAAGGCCAGGTACGTGCCCCTCAACGACATCGCCTCGGAGGCGGGCAAGATCGGCGGCGCCGCCCAGAAGCGTTGGGCCAGCGGCTACATGGTCCACCACGTGACGATGGCCTACGACATCGACGCCATCAAGATGAACGAGGTGCTGCGCATCGGCATGGAGAAGATTCGGGACAAGGGCACCCGCAGCGCCGTTAAGCGCGTGGATCCGATGCGCTCCCAGACCGGTCTTCCCCGCGAGGAGATCCTCCAGGCGTTCTTTGACCACTTCAAGGAGAAGTACAACGCGAGCGTCGGCACCATCACCGAGGAGGACTTGAGGGTCGCTCGCGAGCGCTGCGAGACTAAGTTCGCGCGCCCCGAGTGGGTGCACCGCATCCCCTGA
- a CDS encoding MarC family protein, with amino-acid sequence MTTVLAGMSAAILALAPITNPIGALAGFAGLTAGSTPAAVRSQAWKTGVYVFAILAVFAVSGSLIMRFFGFDLPSLQIAGGLVVAHSGFSMLENKRRSTNEEDQHATTKADVSFSPMALPLIAGPGSIGVVIALAARNTAIGFHVGIVLGIAVTAAAIALLLRYATPWIDRLGASGVGAIVRIMGFLILVIGVELVIHGVRALQLF; translated from the coding sequence ATGACGACCGTTCTCGCCGGAATGTCCGCAGCGATCCTGGCGCTCGCCCCGATCACCAACCCGATCGGTGCTCTCGCCGGCTTCGCGGGCCTCACCGCAGGCAGCACCCCCGCGGCGGTGCGATCCCAGGCCTGGAAGACCGGCGTCTACGTGTTCGCCATCTTGGCGGTCTTCGCGGTCAGCGGCTCGCTCATCATGCGTTTCTTCGGCTTCGACCTGCCCTCCCTCCAGATCGCCGGCGGCCTCGTCGTCGCACACTCGGGTTTCTCGATGCTGGAAAACAAGCGCCGCTCCACCAATGAGGAGGACCAGCACGCGACGACCAAGGCGGACGTCTCCTTCTCCCCCATGGCGCTGCCCCTCATCGCTGGCCCCGGATCGATCGGCGTTGTCATCGCGCTGGCCGCCCGAAACACGGCCATCGGCTTTCACGTCGGCATCGTCCTTGGAATCGCGGTGACGGCCGCCGCCATCGCGCTGCTGCTGCGTTACGCCACGCCCTGGATCGACAGGCTGGGAGCTAGCGGCGTCGGCGCGATCGTACGCATCATGGGCTTCCTTATCCTCGTCATCGGCGTCGAACTCGTCATCCACGGGGTGCGCGCGCTCCAGCTCTTCTGA
- a CDS encoding YggS family pyridoxal phosphate-dependent enzyme, which produces MSIPDAIAAARDRIDHATSACGRTDSVTLELAVKTRTPEECRAAATALRDAGLPILLGHNRVQEARSTVDAIREVPGARVHLIGPLQSNKINHALSCVDAIESLDSPALAAKIDARASVRLPVFVEVNVSGEATKHGCAPSDVAALINAVEASAHLQLAGFMTVGLNSPVEADVRAAYARLRTIRGEAARELGVGEEALELSMGMSRDLEWAIAEGATIVRLGTAVFGERRLR; this is translated from the coding sequence ATGAGTATTCCCGACGCCATCGCCGCCGCCCGCGACCGCATCGATCACGCCACATCCGCGTGCGGACGCACCGATTCGGTCACCCTGGAGCTGGCGGTCAAGACGCGCACCCCCGAGGAGTGCCGCGCCGCCGCCACTGCACTGCGTGACGCGGGTTTGCCCATCTTGCTCGGCCACAACCGCGTACAGGAGGCCCGATCCACGGTGGACGCGATCCGGGAGGTTCCCGGCGCCCGCGTCCACCTGATCGGCCCGCTTCAGTCCAACAAGATCAACCACGCCCTGTCCTGCGTGGACGCGATCGAGTCCCTTGACTCCCCCGCCCTGGCGGCGAAGATCGACGCGCGCGCAAGTGTGCGCCTCCCGGTCTTCGTTGAGGTCAACGTGTCGGGTGAGGCCACGAAGCACGGCTGCGCCCCCTCCGACGTCGCCGCACTGATCAACGCGGTCGAGGCCTCGGCCCACCTGCAGCTCGCGGGCTTCATGACGGTTGGCCTGAACTCCCCTGTTGAGGCCGACGTGCGCGCCGCCTACGCTCGCCTGCGCACGATCCGAGGCGAGGCCGCCCGCGAACTTGGTGTCGGCGAGGAAGCCCTGGAGCTGTCGATGGGGATGAGCCGTGACTTGGAGTGGGCCATCGCCGAGGGCGCGACGATCGTGCGCCTGGGCACGGCCGTTTTCGGGGAGCGCCGTCTGCGGTGA
- a CDS encoding YccF domain-containing protein encodes MKTLLNIIWFFFGGLPLFLGYLLAGLISCIFIVTIPAGLACFRIAGYVLWPFGKRVIDKPGAGAGSALMNIVWFVVAGLWLAIGHVTTAAAQAVTIVGIPLAIANLKMIPITCFPFGKAVIDDPTASIL; translated from the coding sequence GTGAAGACCCTGCTCAACATCATCTGGTTCTTCTTCGGCGGCCTGCCGCTCTTCCTCGGCTACCTGCTGGCCGGTCTCATCTCCTGCATCTTCATCGTCACGATCCCTGCGGGACTGGCCTGCTTCCGCATCGCCGGATACGTGCTGTGGCCCTTCGGCAAGCGGGTCATCGACAAGCCTGGCGCGGGGGCGGGATCGGCCCTCATGAACATCGTCTGGTTCGTCGTGGCTGGGCTGTGGCTCGCCATCGGGCACGTGACCACCGCCGCCGCGCAGGCCGTGACCATCGTTGGCATCCCGCTGGCCATCGCGAACCTCAAGATGATCCCGATCACCTGCTTCCCCTTTGGCAAGGCCGTCATCGACGACCCGACCGCATCCATCCTCTGA
- the ybaK gene encoding Cys-tRNA(Pro) deacylase → MARKHSKDHGGGPTRAIEALTAAGVAFTVHEYEHDPAARAFGEETVEKLGIDPTQAFKTLMVRLEPTGEFVVGCVPALAHLSMKLIAKAAGAKSAAMADPAVAQRRTGYVVGGISPLGQTTPHRLFIDSSCLDHETIIISGGRRGLSVELSPLDLVELAGAQVTDLAARG, encoded by the coding sequence ATGGCTCGTAAACACAGCAAGGATCACGGCGGTGGCCCCACCCGCGCCATCGAGGCGCTCACGGCGGCCGGCGTTGCTTTTACCGTTCACGAGTACGAGCACGACCCGGCCGCCCGGGCATTTGGCGAGGAAACCGTTGAAAAACTGGGGATCGACCCCACCCAGGCCTTTAAGACGCTCATGGTGCGCCTGGAGCCCACCGGCGAGTTCGTCGTCGGCTGCGTGCCCGCGCTGGCCCACCTGTCCATGAAGCTGATCGCCAAGGCCGCCGGTGCCAAGAGCGCGGCCATGGCCGACCCAGCGGTCGCACAGCGCCGCACCGGCTACGTCGTGGGCGGCATCAGCCCGCTCGGGCAGACCACGCCTCACCGCCTGTTCATCGATTCCTCGTGCCTGGACCACGAGACGATCATCATCTCGGGCGGGCGCCGCGGCCTGAGCGTCGAGCTGAGCCCCCTCGACCTCGTCGAGCTCGCCGGCGCCCAGGTGACGGACCTGGCGGCGCGCGGCTGA